The proteins below are encoded in one region of Microbispora sp. NBC_01189:
- a CDS encoding type II toxin-antitoxin system Phd/YefM family antitoxin: MTAWQVQEAKQRFSEVVRRALDEGPQVVTRHGEEVAVVIDIAEYRRLHGDAPDLTHFLLADPDWNDDTEFPRNKDLPREVDLG; the protein is encoded by the coding sequence ATGACCGCCTGGCAAGTGCAGGAGGCGAAACAACGATTCAGCGAAGTGGTGCGCCGCGCGCTGGACGAGGGCCCCCAGGTGGTCACCCGGCACGGTGAGGAGGTCGCGGTGGTCATCGACATCGCCGAATATCGCCGCCTGCATGGGGACGCTCCCGACTTGACCCACTTCCTCCTCGCGGATCCCGACTGGAACGACGACACCGAGTTCCCTCGCAACAAGGACCTGCCGCGAGAGGTGGATCTCGGCTGA